The Myxococcota bacterium genome has a segment encoding these proteins:
- a CDS encoding phytanoyl-CoA dioxygenase family protein has protein sequence MPSPPLRERFPVRDFETFHEAELPRLLASGRAALAAADAAPVGSLALRVSSAEGASRAFTYVPTVDGVALRRGDAEADVVVELDGERWSDLVDDLESAPGLLYAGACRVVRGDPMRFVRWEPKLRALYAGRPVFDLEAPPRLVDRRGRALDPAHRFAQGDDREEMAHFLREAGYLVVRGVFAEDEIAALREDARALRAAAREGDGTSWWGRDAQGAATLCRVIDAARRDRMAALYADARILSLVALSEFDLRPRRRDDDEAVSVLWKQPDMAEGLGDLPWHRDCGLGGHGVMCPLLIVTVNLTAGNAEAGELRMLPGSWRSSVPFFEATDARAPKGVGLRVDAGDVSLHYGDVMHAAPPPRRAGPWRDDGSFRTSVLLGFAREGALAHHRGEGVYNDVLLGNEDGQVEHLAKVAARSRPADGS, from the coding sequence ATGCCGTCCCCGCCGCTCCGCGAGCGCTTCCCCGTGCGCGACTTCGAGACCTTCCACGAGGCCGAGCTGCCGCGACTCCTCGCATCGGGCCGCGCCGCGCTCGCGGCTGCCGATGCGGCGCCGGTCGGCTCGCTCGCGCTGCGCGTTTCCTCGGCCGAGGGCGCGTCGCGCGCTTTCACCTACGTACCGACGGTCGACGGGGTCGCGCTCCGCCGCGGCGACGCCGAGGCCGACGTCGTCGTCGAGCTCGACGGCGAGCGCTGGAGCGACCTCGTCGACGATCTCGAGTCCGCTCCCGGCCTGCTCTACGCGGGCGCGTGCCGCGTCGTGCGCGGCGACCCGATGCGCTTCGTCCGCTGGGAGCCGAAGCTGCGCGCGCTCTATGCGGGCCGGCCCGTGTTCGACCTCGAAGCGCCGCCGCGGCTCGTCGACCGGCGCGGGCGTGCGCTCGACCCCGCGCATCGCTTCGCGCAGGGCGACGACCGCGAGGAGATGGCGCACTTCCTGCGCGAGGCGGGCTACCTCGTCGTTCGCGGCGTGTTCGCGGAGGACGAGATCGCGGCGCTCCGCGAGGACGCGCGCGCGCTGCGCGCCGCGGCGCGCGAGGGCGATGGCACGTCCTGGTGGGGGCGCGACGCGCAGGGCGCCGCCACCCTCTGTCGCGTGATCGACGCCGCGCGGCGCGATCGCATGGCCGCGCTCTACGCCGACGCGCGCATCCTCTCGCTCGTCGCGCTCTCGGAGTTCGACCTGCGGCCGCGCCGGCGCGACGACGACGAGGCCGTCTCCGTGCTCTGGAAGCAGCCCGACATGGCGGAGGGCCTGGGCGACCTGCCGTGGCACCGCGACTGCGGCCTCGGCGGACACGGCGTGATGTGCCCGTTGCTGATCGTCACCGTGAACCTCACCGCCGGAAACGCCGAGGCGGGCGAGCTCCGCATGCTTCCGGGCTCCTGGCGCAGCTCGGTGCCGTTCTTCGAGGCGACCGACGCGCGCGCGCCGAAGGGCGTCGGTCTGCGGGTCGATGCCGGAGACGTGTCGCTCCACTACGGCGACGTCATGCACGCCGCGCCGCCTCCGCGCCGCGCGGGTCCGTGGCGGGACGACGGCTCCTTCCGCACGAGCGTGCTGCTCGGGTTCGCGCGCGAAGGCGCGCTCGCACACCACCGGGGCGAGGGCGTCTACAACGACGTCCTGCTCGGGAACGAGGACGGGCAGGTCGAGCACCTCGCAAAGGTCGCGGCGCGCAGCCGCCCGGCCGACGGGAGCTGA